The genomic stretch GCTTTAGTTAAATTACCCATATCTTTTGAAGTTATTTCAAAGTCATGAGGTTCTGAACCTGATGAAGTCATGTTATAAACATCTGCTTTTTCTCCGCCTATTTTTTTAGCAAAGTCATATATAGGGTATATACTAGCATAAATCTGAAGTTTTTCAGCATTTGATTTTGGCTTATTTATTACGAGATAATTTTCTTCTGATTGACTGTTATTATCTTTTTTGGCATTATTATTACAGCTAATAATTAATATTAATATAAAAATAGTTGTTATAATTTTATTCATATGTTAAAAATCCTTTAATAAATAATTGATAAATATTATTTTAATATTATAATACTATAATTGTCAAATTTCAACATGTTTTAAAGCACTAACATTTGGATAATATATAAAAATACATATTTAAATATAAAAACTTTTTACCGACAATAATAACAGCATTATAAATTAAATTAGGATAATTATGAAGTATATTGTACAGGTTTTAGCTATATTATTAATTATATTATCTTGTTCAACTACAAAATCTGTTACCCATACAGAAATTAATACTGATGATAGTCTTAATGGAAGAAAATTTAAATTGATAAGTATTTATCCGGAAATGAATATCACTATAGAGTTTACTCCAGACACTATTTTTGGATTTTCTGCTGTTAATAATTATTCATCATCATATATGCTTGACGGTGATATATTTAATGTATTATCTATATCTATGACAAAAAAGACTGGAAGCAGAGAGAAAATTGCAGCTGAAATTGAATATCTTAATATGCTTAAAAATGCAACTTCATATGAGATTAAAGGAAAAAAATTAACAATATATACATTGTTGTCAAATAATAATTTAGTGTTTGAAGAAATATAATTATTGGGATATTTTAATGGTAAGAAATTTTGTATTAATATTTAGTTTTATTATGATAATTTTTATAAGCTCCTGTGCTTCATCAAAGAAATCAATAGCAGTATCTACAAGTACGCTTAATGGAAAAACATTTCAGCTTACTAATATGTTTGAAGGAAGAGGTATTACTATATCTTTTTATAATGAAGAGTTTTACGGATACAGCGGTTTTAATACTTATTTAGGAAAGTATGAAATGAGAAGAGGCGATATGATTATATTTAAAGATATGGTTGTTACAAAAATGGGCGGAGAATCAGAAGCTATTGAGGCAGAGAGACAATATATTGAATTATTAAATAAAGCATCTTCAATAGAGCTTACAAGCAATATGCTTACCATAATAACATTAGATGAGGAAAGACTTGTATTTAAAAGAATAAAATAAAAATGAAATGAATAATAAAAAAATTATATATATATTATTTGGTATAATTATCTTTATTTTGTTATGGTGCTTTATTTCTATTAAAATCAATTCTGAAATAATATTTCCAAATATATTTACAATAATAAAAAAGTTAGGTGATATTGTATTAGAAAAATCATTTTATAAAGATTTGATGTATAGTATAGTTAGGGTATTTGCGGCATTTATTTTGTCATTTTTGTCTGCTTTTTTATTCGGGGTATTATCGGGTATATTTTTACCTTTAAGATATATACTTATGCCTATAATAAATTTTATACGTACTATACCTACAATACCTCTTATATTAGTTGCTGTAATATGGTTTGATAATGATACTGTGCCTATATTTGTATCTATGCTAGTTATATTTCCTATAATATATGATGCTATTACTAACGGCATTATAAATGTTGATAAAAATCTTATAGAAATGTCTTTGTCTTACAATGTATCTTTAAAAAATCAGATAATTAATCTTTATATACCTTATATAAAACCTTATGTTTTAACTGCTTTATCACAGTCTATGGGTATTACTTGGAAAAGCATATTAGCGGCTGAAATATTGGCACTTCCTAGCTTTGGTATAGGAAGCAGACTTTATGAGTCGCATTTATATTTGGATACTGTAAGTTTATTTGCCTACTCTCTTATTGCTGTGATATTTAATGCTGTTTTGGAAATCATTATAAGGATTACTCATGACAGATAAAATATTTAAATTAGAAAATATAAATCTATCATATAAAGATTTAATAGTGTTTAAGAATTTCAATATAGATTTTCATTTAAACAGTATAAATATAATATTAGGTTCTTCAGGTTCTGGAAAAACTTCACTTTTAAATATAATCTCTTCACATATCGCTAAAGATGATAAAGCATTTGTATATCAGGATCCTAGACTTCTTAATTATTTTAACTGCTACAAAAATATAGAATATGTGCTGAAAGATAAAATAAAAGAGAAAGATAAAAAAAACAAAATAGATAAACAAATAAAATATGCTTTAGAAATGGTAGGGCTAACAAAAAATATATATTCAAAACCAAGCGAATTAAGCGGAGGAATGAGGCAGAGATTATCACTTGCAAGGGCTTTAGCCTATGATTCAAATTTTATACTTATGGACGAGCCATTACAGGGGCAGGATATAAAAAAGAAGAAAGAACTTATTGATATAATAAAAAAAATACAGCTAAATACAAATAAAACTTTTTTCTATGTTACTCATGATGTATCTGAAGCTGTTATGCTTGGAGATTATTTGTATGTGCTTTCAAATAAATACGGATATACTAAACTTATATATGAAAGAGAAATAAAAAATAATTATTTAAATAGTGCATTACAGTCAGAATTAATAGAGGTTTTGATTGATAGCTAAAAAATTTATTTTTTAGCTATATACTGTAACAATTTTATTTTGTTAACTTATGCATTTTATACATAATTATTAACTTTTTTCATGGCTTCTCCAAAGTTTTACCATAGGCAAGCTTCATGAAAAACGTAATTATGAGAGCTTTATGTTTTATATGTATGTATTAAATTTAGCATATAACATAAATTTAAACTACCCATAAAGATAGACTTCGTCAAATGCAGTTCTTTTGG from Brachyspira murdochii DSM 12563 encodes the following:
- a CDS encoding ATP-binding cassette domain-containing protein, which produces MTDKIFKLENINLSYKDLIVFKNFNIDFHLNSINIILGSSGSGKTSLLNIISSHIAKDDKAFVYQDPRLLNYFNCYKNIEYVLKDKIKEKDKKNKIDKQIKYALEMVGLTKNIYSKPSELSGGMRQRLSLARALAYDSNFILMDEPLQGQDIKKKKELIDIIKKIQLNTNKTFFYVTHDVSEAVMLGDYLYVLSNKYGYTKLIYEREIKNNYLNSALQSELIEVLIDS
- a CDS encoding ABC transporter permease → MNNKKIIYILFGIIIFILLWCFISIKINSEIIFPNIFTIIKKLGDIVLEKSFYKDLMYSIVRVFAAFILSFLSAFLFGVLSGIFLPLRYILMPIINFIRTIPTIPLILVAVIWFDNDTVPIFVSMLVIFPIIYDAITNGIINVDKNLIEMSLSYNVSLKNQIINLYIPYIKPYVLTALSQSMGITWKSILAAEILALPSFGIGSRLYESHLYLDTVSLFAYSLIAVIFNAVLEIIIRITHDR
- a CDS encoding META domain-containing protein; the protein is MVRNFVLIFSFIMIIFISSCASSKKSIAVSTSTLNGKTFQLTNMFEGRGITISFYNEEFYGYSGFNTYLGKYEMRRGDMIIFKDMVVTKMGGESEAIEAERQYIELLNKASSIELTSNMLTIITLDEERLVFKRIK
- a CDS encoding META domain-containing protein: MKYIVQVLAILLIILSCSTTKSVTHTEINTDDSLNGRKFKLISIYPEMNITIEFTPDTIFGFSAVNNYSSSYMLDGDIFNVLSISMTKKTGSREKIAAEIEYLNMLKNATSYEIKGKKLTIYTLLSNNNLVFEEI